From Ruminococcus sp. HUN007, a single genomic window includes:
- a CDS encoding GNAT family N-acetyltransferase — MKIIEITENKKEYIDLLLLADEQEDMIDRYLEKGKMYVLDDDGVKSECVITEEGNGLLEIKNIATYPEYQGKGYAKILIDFIVQTFSERYSVLQVGTGDSPLTVPFYEKCDFVRSHTVPNFFTDNYDHPIYECGVQLVDMVYLRRTM, encoded by the coding sequence ATGAAGATAATTGAAATAACAGAAAACAAAAAAGAATACATTGACCTGCTGCTATTGGCAGATGAACAGGAAGATATGATTGATCGTTACCTCGAAAAAGGAAAGATGTATGTACTAGACGATGATGGAGTAAAGAGTGAATGCGTCATTACAGAGGAAGGGAACGGCTTGCTTGAAATTAAAAATATCGCAACATATCCGGAATATCAGGGAAAGGGATATGCGAAAATATTGATTGATTTTATTGTACAGACATTTAGTGAACGATATTCTGTATTACAGGTGGGAACAGGTGACAGTCCGCTTACAGTTCCATTTTATGAGAAGTGTGATTTTGTGCGCTCACATACTGTTCCGAATTTCTTTACAGATAACTATGATCACCCGATATATGAATGCGGTGTTCAGCTGGTGGATATGGTGTATCTGCGAAGAACAATGTAA
- a CDS encoding PDDEXK nuclease domain-containing protein has protein sequence MSTLLKADKEYKEWIADISNRFRQSQIKAAVKVNSEMLKFYWSIGRDISQKNFTTQYGSGFYKRLSFDLKELLPTVKAFSETNLRYMAWFYDLYSLNPQQVVVDLEDNEKQFSLGKDYISESVFFVPWGHHIQIIGKCRDDQQKALFYVEKVIENHWSRAVLLNFLDTDLYERQGKAITNFKNTLPEVQSDLAQEMTRDPYNFDFLTLTERYNEKELKDAIMDNITKFLLELGSGFSFVGREYRVEIGGKENFIDMLFFNINLKCYVVLEVKVTEFEPSFAGQLGTYVVAVNHQLKEDWQNPAIGLIVCKSLDSVEAQYALESTSQPLGVSSYELSKLIPENFKGSLPTIEEIEAELNEDKHNEQK, from the coding sequence ATGAGTACACTTTTGAAAGCTGATAAAGAGTATAAAGAATGGATTGCTGATATATCCAATAGATTTCGTCAAAGTCAGATAAAAGCGGCAGTAAAAGTTAATTCTGAGATGCTTAAGTTTTACTGGTCTATTGGCAGAGATATTTCTCAGAAGAATTTTACTACCCAATACGGTTCAGGCTTTTATAAAAGACTAAGCTTTGATCTGAAAGAACTTCTACCTACTGTTAAAGCGTTTTCCGAGACGAATTTACGTTACATGGCGTGGTTTTACGATCTTTATTCTTTAAATCCACAACAAGTTGTTGTGGATTTGGAAGATAATGAGAAACAGTTTTCACTTGGAAAAGACTACATAAGCGAAAGTGTTTTTTTCGTTCCGTGGGGACATCATATCCAGATTATTGGAAAATGCCGTGATGATCAGCAGAAAGCTTTGTTTTATGTGGAAAAGGTAATTGAAAATCATTGGTCAAGAGCCGTTCTGCTCAACTTTCTCGATACCGATTTGTATGAAAGACAGGGTAAGGCAATAACCAATTTTAAGAACACGCTCCCGGAAGTACAGAGTGATCTTGCACAGGAAATGACCAGAGATCCTTATAACTTCGACTTTCTTACGCTTACAGAAAGATATAATGAAAAAGAGCTGAAAGATGCTATTATGGATAATATTACAAAGTTTCTTCTTGAACTTGGAAGCGGATTTTCTTTTGTTGGCCGTGAATATCGCGTTGAAATAGGCGGTAAAGAAAACTTTATTGATATGCTTTTTTTCAATATCAATTTAAAGTGCTATGTAGTTCTTGAAGTAAAAGTTACTGAGTTTGAACCATCATTTGCCGGACAGCTCGGTACATATGTGGTAGCCGTAAACCATCAGCTTAAAGAAGACTGGCAGAATCCTGCTATCGGGCTGATTGTATGCAAGTCACTCGACAGTGTAGAAGCTCAGTATGCACTTGAATCCACCTCGCAGCCGCTTGGCGTGTCGAGCTATGAACTTTCCAAGCTGATACCCGAAAACTTTAAGGGTTCGCTGCCGACGATAGAGGAAATTGAAGCGGAATTGAATGAGGATAAGCATAATGAGCAAAAATGA
- a CDS encoding AAA-like domain-containing protein encodes MKVFTTTGACIPENNYMVDITERLKKIRKMVDAGDYFTINRARQYGKTTTLTALKKDLKDKYDVLSLDFQDLDEDDFSSGRVFTQALAQMLIDECELNDAEIPEPYLEMLREITQNDTEKVRMADIFRVFRRWCKESDKPVVLIIDEVDSAANNQVFLDFLAQLRSGYIARVSKGADTFQSVILAGVTDVKNLKRKLRPEDVHKFNSPWNIAANFNIDMSLSADGITGMLDEYEKDYHTGMDTRRIAEEIFDYTSGYPYLVSCICQTIDERLTDSWNTFGVSEAVKIILKESNMLFDSLMGKVSDNEPLSDLLERILLGGEQIIYNQYNIPSMDGEMYGFLKNNDGVLAISNRMFEMLLYNYFLSRNELKESSVSRSGFFRKRKHHRKRKAEYGKAS; translated from the coding sequence TTGAAAGTATTTACTACTACAGGAGCATGTATACCTGAAAATAATTATATGGTCGATATAACAGAACGCCTTAAAAAGATCAGAAAAATGGTCGATGCCGGAGATTATTTCACAATAAACAGAGCAAGACAGTATGGAAAGACAACTACACTTACGGCCCTTAAGAAAGATCTTAAAGATAAATACGATGTTTTAAGCCTTGATTTTCAGGATTTGGATGAAGATGATTTTTCTAGCGGAAGAGTATTTACTCAGGCACTGGCGCAGATGCTGATCGATGAATGTGAGTTAAATGATGCTGAAATACCAGAACCCTATCTTGAAATGCTCCGTGAGATAACACAAAACGATACAGAAAAAGTTCGTATGGCAGATATCTTCCGTGTATTCAGAAGATGGTGTAAAGAATCTGATAAACCGGTGGTACTGATCATCGATGAAGTGGACAGTGCAGCAAACAATCAGGTTTTTCTTGATTTTCTGGCACAGCTAAGATCAGGATATATCGCTCGTGTATCCAAAGGAGCTGATACATTTCAATCTGTAATACTTGCCGGTGTGACGGATGTTAAGAATCTTAAGAGAAAGCTTCGTCCTGAAGATGTACATAAATTTAACAGCCCGTGGAATATAGCGGCTAACTTTAATATTGATATGAGCCTTTCAGCGGATGGTATAACTGGTATGCTTGATGAATACGAAAAAGATTATCATACCGGTATGGATACAAGACGGATAGCTGAAGAGATTTTTGACTACACAAGCGGATACCCGTATCTTGTTAGCTGTATATGTCAGACAATAGATGAAAGACTTACAGATTCATGGAATACATTTGGTGTAAGCGAAGCGGTAAAAATAATATTAAAAGAATCCAATATGCTATTTGATTCTTTGATGGGTAAAGTATCTGACAACGAACCGCTCAGTGATCTTCTCGAAAGAATACTCCTCGGCGGGGAACAGATAATTTATAATCAGTATAACATTCCGTCGATGGATGGAGAAATGTACGGATTTCTTAAGAATAATGACGGTGTGCTTGCAATTTCAAACAGGATGTTTGAAATGCTGCTTTATAATTATTTTCTCAGCCGTAATGAGCTTAAAGAAAGTTCAGTTTCACGTTCCGGTTTTTTCCGAAAAAGAAAGCATCATAGAAAACGGAAAGCTGAATATGGAAAAGCTTCTTGA
- a CDS encoding GNAT family N-acetyltransferase yields MNYEIKKVTIDDYDALYELWNSTEQSRRALNPVDDSREGIERYLKRNPDTCFAAVKDGKIIGVILTGHDGRRAIIHHMCVHPDYRRMGIARHLVSLAEEAIQKEGIQKIFGLVFKDNDTANIFWENQGYSLRTNLNYRNKSLNSDVPTGE; encoded by the coding sequence ATGAACTACGAAATTAAAAAGGTAACAATCGACGACTACGATGCACTTTATGAACTTTGGAACAGCACTGAACAGAGTCGCCGTGCTCTGAACCCGGTTGATGATTCACGTGAGGGTATAGAGAGATATTTAAAGCGAAATCCTGATACATGTTTTGCAGCTGTAAAGGATGGTAAAATTATTGGTGTTATCCTTACCGGACATGACGGACGCAGGGCTATCATTCATCATATGTGTGTTCATCCGGACTATCGTCGTATGGGAATAGCACGTCATCTGGTGTCACTTGCTGAAGAAGCGATACAGAAAGAAGGCATACAGAAGATTTTCGGGCTGGTTTTCAAGGATAATGATACAGCAAATATATTCTGGGAGAATCAGGGATATTCTTTAAGAACGAATCTTAACTATCGTAACAAGAGTCTGAATTCAGACGTTCCGACAGGGGAATGA
- a CDS encoding ABC transporter ATP-binding protein — MKLNVNDIHKKFGDKEVLKGATFKFEKGKIYGLLGRNGAGKTTLFNCISGDMRYENGTVSIFDENGTDVTEKNEIGFAFSTPVLPEFLTGYEFIKFYMEIQNVNEGKTAEDYLRQLRFTDEDMHKLVKGYSQGMKNKLQMLTFFISHPAVILLDEPMTSLDVVVAHEMKEILLSMKEDHITILSTHIMQLASDLCDEIVLLHDGKLQGLSTDGKTDRELEEYVMEILKEDYKNE, encoded by the coding sequence ATGAAACTTAATGTAAATGACATTCACAAGAAATTCGGTGATAAGGAAGTCCTTAAGGGAGCAACTTTTAAATTTGAAAAAGGAAAGATTTACGGACTTCTCGGAAGAAACGGTGCCGGTAAGACCACACTTTTCAACTGTATCAGCGGTGATATGAGATACGAAAACGGTACGGTCTCTATTTTCGATGAAAACGGAACTGACGTAACAGAGAAAAACGAGATCGGTTTTGCATTTTCAACTCCGGTGCTTCCTGAATTCCTTACAGGTTATGAATTTATCAAGTTCTATATGGAGATCCAGAATGTAAACGAGGGAAAGACTGCTGAAGATTATCTCCGCCAGCTTCGTTTTACAGATGAGGACATGCACAAGCTTGTCAAGGGCTATTCTCAGGGTATGAAAAACAAGCTTCAGATGCTTACATTCTTCATTTCACATCCGGCAGTAATTCTTCTCGATGAACCTATGACATCACTTGACGTTGTAGTTGCCCACGAAATGAAGGAAATACTTCTTTCAATGAAGGAAGATCATATTACCATTCTTTCGACTCATATCATGCAGCTCGCATCAGATCTCTGTGATGAGATCGTTCTTCTCCATGACGGAAAACTTCAGGGACTGTCAACTGATGGCAAAACAGACAGAGAACTTGAAGAGTATGTAATGGAGATCCTGAAGGAGGATTATAAGAATGAATAA
- a CDS encoding type I restriction endonuclease subunit R produces the protein MSYFNIVAATTENTVVTEYTPEQRTAEAYQSEAELEKEFISRLEELGYEYLTIHKEDDLITNLRVQIEKLNGYTFTDGEWKRFFTEYIANANEGIVEKTKTVQEDSVKNLKRDDGTTKNITLIDKKNIHNNSLQVINQYSVDTGTRKNRYDVTVLVNGFPLVHIELKRRGIPIREAFNQIDRYQRDSFWTGSGLFEYVQIFVISNGTNTKYYSNSTRFNAVKEAGKARKKTKTSNSFEFTSFWADSNNRVIPDLVDFTKTFFAKHTILNILTKYCIFTSENLLLVMRPYQIVATERILNRIEIANNYKKYGSVAGGGYIWHTTGSGKTLTSFKSARLASKLDFIDKVLFVVDRKDLDYQTMREYDRFEKGAANSNTSTVILKKQLEDQDCRIIITTIQKLATFIKKNQTHDVYDKRVVIIFDECHRSQFGDMHTAITKKFKKYHLFGFTGTPIFAMNSGTGKNPNLRTTEQAFGDQLHAYTIVDAINDKNVLPFRVDYIKTMEKEEYIEDDEVWDIDRVKAYHSLTRVSMITSYILDHFDQKTYRNQKSYSKSVLTNVAEVAADKNKGAVKEIHQKSNISGFNSIFAVDSIEAVKLYYREFKEQMKQHPEKALKIAVIYSYGANEEEPDGILDEENPEDTSALDQTSRDFLEDAIRDYNRMFNTNYDTSSDKFQSYYKDISLRMKNKEIDLLIVVNMFLTGFDATTLNTLWVDKNLKMHGLIQAFSRTNRILNSIKTFGNIICFRALQKRTDSAISLFGDKNAGGIVTLQSFNDYYNGFTNKKGEHVDGYADMINELIEEYPLTEQQITGEQRQKDFIALVGAILRMRNILVSFDEFEGMEIISERDFQDYLGRYQDLRDEWKERRKKGELTDIDDDIVFEIELIKQIEINIDYILMLVTKYHDTHCKDKEILVSIQKAVDSSPELRSKKELIENFIAGINEVDDVMNEWHSYVAEEREKALTALITEEKLKEAETRSFVEGAFRDGGIKTTGTDIDKILPAVSRFGGGNRKEKKETVIEKLKSFFERFWNIG, from the coding sequence ATGAGTTACTTCAACATCGTAGCTGCAACAACTGAAAATACTGTCGTTACCGAATATACACCCGAACAGCGTACTGCCGAAGCTTATCAGAGCGAAGCGGAGCTGGAAAAAGAATTTATCAGTAGACTTGAAGAACTGGGGTATGAGTATCTTACCATCCATAAGGAAGATGACCTTATTACAAATCTTCGGGTTCAGATTGAAAAACTCAATGGATATACGTTTACTGATGGGGAATGGAAACGCTTTTTTACTGAATATATCGCTAATGCCAATGAAGGTATCGTTGAGAAAACAAAGACCGTACAGGAAGACAGCGTTAAAAATCTGAAACGTGATGACGGGACTACCAAGAACATCACTCTTATAGACAAGAAGAACATTCACAACAACAGCCTTCAGGTCATTAATCAGTACTCAGTCGATACAGGAACACGAAAGAACCGATATGATGTCACTGTACTTGTAAACGGATTTCCGCTTGTACACATCGAACTGAAACGTCGTGGCATACCAATTCGTGAAGCGTTCAATCAGATAGACCGTTATCAGAGAGACAGTTTCTGGACTGGATCAGGTCTTTTTGAGTATGTTCAGATATTTGTAATTTCAAATGGTACAAATACGAAATATTACTCAAATTCTACGCGTTTCAACGCTGTTAAGGAAGCAGGGAAGGCACGTAAGAAAACCAAAACAAGCAACAGCTTTGAATTCACCTCATTCTGGGCGGACTCAAACAACAGAGTTATTCCTGATCTTGTTGACTTTACAAAGACGTTTTTCGCTAAGCATACTATACTGAATATCCTTACGAAATACTGTATTTTCACATCGGAAAACCTTCTCCTTGTAATGCGTCCGTATCAGATCGTTGCTACCGAACGTATTCTTAACCGTATTGAAATAGCAAACAACTATAAGAAATACGGTTCAGTTGCCGGTGGAGGTTACATATGGCACACTACGGGTTCAGGTAAGACACTTACTTCTTTTAAATCTGCTCGTCTTGCTTCAAAACTTGATTTTATTGATAAAGTTCTTTTTGTAGTTGACCGTAAAGATCTCGATTATCAGACGATGCGAGAGTACGATCGTTTTGAAAAGGGAGCGGCTAACAGTAATACTTCAACGGTTATCCTTAAAAAGCAGCTTGAAGATCAGGACTGTCGCATTATAATAACGACAATTCAGAAACTGGCGACATTTATCAAGAAAAATCAGACTCATGATGTATATGACAAACGAGTTGTTATCATCTTTGATGAGTGTCACAGAAGTCAGTTCGGAGATATGCATACTGCTATCACTAAGAAGTTTAAGAAATATCATCTTTTCGGATTTACCGGTACACCGATATTCGCAATGAATTCCGGTACAGGAAAAAATCCGAACCTTCGTACAACTGAACAGGCTTTCGGTGATCAGCTTCATGCCTATACCATCGTTGACGCTATCAACGACAAGAACGTTCTTCCGTTCCGTGTTGACTATATCAAAACAATGGAAAAGGAAGAATACATTGAAGATGATGAAGTCTGGGACATCGATCGCGTCAAGGCGTATCATTCACTTACAAGAGTGTCGATGATAACCAGCTATATACTTGATCACTTTGATCAGAAAACCTACAGAAATCAGAAAAGCTATTCCAAGAGCGTTCTGACAAATGTTGCGGAAGTGGCTGCCGACAAAAATAAGGGCGCAGTAAAAGAAATTCATCAGAAGTCAAATATCAGCGGGTTTAATTCAATTTTTGCTGTTGACTCCATTGAAGCTGTAAAACTCTATTACAGAGAATTTAAGGAACAGATGAAACAGCATCCTGAGAAGGCTCTTAAGATCGCTGTTATTTACAGTTACGGAGCAAACGAAGAAGAGCCGGATGGCATACTCGATGAAGAAAATCCGGAAGATACATCTGCACTTGATCAGACTTCAAGGGATTTTCTTGAAGATGCAATCCGTGATTACAACCGTATGTTCAATACGAACTATGATACTTCCAGTGATAAGTTCCAGAGTTACTACAAAGATATTTCCTTACGAATGAAAAACAAGGAGATTGATCTTCTTATTGTAGTAAACATGTTCCTTACCGGTTTTGATGCCACTACTCTCAATACACTGTGGGTAGACAAAAATCTGAAAATGCATGGACTGATACAGGCGTTTTCAAGAACAAACCGTATTCTCAATTCTATAAAGACTTTTGGAAACATCATATGCTTCAGAGCTTTGCAGAAACGTACAGACTCGGCTATTTCACTTTTCGGAGACAAGAACGCAGGTGGTATTGTTACTTTACAGAGTTTCAATGATTACTACAACGGTTTTACTAACAAGAAAGGTGAACACGTTGACGGCTATGCTGATATGATAAATGAACTCATTGAGGAATATCCGCTTACTGAACAGCAGATTACCGGTGAACAGCGTCAGAAAGACTTTATCGCACTTGTTGGGGCGATACTCCGTATGCGTAACATTCTTGTCAGCTTCGATGAATTCGAAGGGATGGAAATAATATCAGAACGTGATTTTCAGGATTATCTCGGTCGTTACCAGGACCTTCGTGATGAATGGAAAGAACGTCGCAAAAAAGGTGAGCTGACAGATATTGATGATGACATTGTTTTTGAGATAGAGCTTATAAAACAGATCGAGATCAATATTGATTATATTCTAATGCTTGTTACGAAGTATCATGACACTCACTGTAAGGACAAGGAAATACTTGTTTCCATTCAGAAAGCTGTTGATTCAAGTCCGGAACTCAGAAGTAAGAAAGAGCTCATTGAAAACTTTATTGCAGGTATCAATGAAGTTGACGATGTTATGAATGAGTGGCACAGCTATGTTGCCGAAGAACGTGAAAAGGCACTTACAGCCCTTATTACAGAAGAAAAACTTAAAGAAGCTGAAACAAGGTCATTCGTTGAAGGTGCATTCCGTGACGGTGGAATCAAAACAACCGGAACTGACATTGATAAGATCCTTCCGGCAGTATCACGCTTTGGCGGCGGCAATCGTAAAGAGAAGAAGGAAACTGTTATCGAAAAACTTAAATCTTTCTTCGAGCGATTCTGGAATATTGGATGA
- a CDS encoding restriction endonuclease subunit S: MTKLEQLIKELCPNGVEYKKLGEVATISRGGSFQKKDFCEDGVPCIHYGQIYTRYGLFADKTLTFISEDAAKKQKYAVKNDIVMAVTSENIDDVCKCVAWLGDDEIALSGHTAIIHHTLNPKYLCYYFHTAMFYAQKKKLAHGTKVIEVTPDKLADITIPVPPLEVQAEIVNILDEYSASGTTLQQELEKELTARKKQYEYYRDLLLDFGVHGGASECEWRTLGDVAEVTDYVANGSFASLRENVTYKRNPDFAALIRTVDFSNGFDRDQMIYIDENAYKFLEKSRLFGGEIIINNIGAGVGNSFLCPMLDIKMSLAPNAVMLKTNNNKFYFYWLNSKYGKNALSKIISKSAMPKFNKTGLRGVMIPVPPIDEQERIVRILDRFDKLCNDISEGLPAEIEARRKQYEYYRDKLLTFKEKKEA, encoded by the coding sequence ATGACCAAACTTGAACAACTGATAAAAGAGCTTTGCCCTAACGGTGTGGAATACAAAAAGCTCGGTGAAGTTGCCACTATCAGCAGGGGCGGCAGCTTTCAGAAAAAAGACTTTTGCGAGGACGGTGTGCCTTGTATCCACTACGGGCAGATATACACAAGATACGGCTTGTTTGCTGATAAAACGCTGACCTTCATAAGCGAAGATGCCGCCAAAAAGCAGAAATACGCTGTCAAGAATGATATTGTAATGGCGGTGACAAGCGAAAACATTGATGATGTGTGCAAGTGTGTTGCGTGGCTCGGTGATGATGAAATCGCCCTAAGCGGTCATACCGCTATTATTCATCACACCCTAAACCCGAAATACCTGTGCTACTATTTCCATACAGCAATGTTCTATGCTCAAAAGAAAAAGTTAGCACACGGAACAAAAGTTATAGAGGTCACTCCCGACAAACTTGCCGATATAACAATCCCTGTACCGCCTTTGGAGGTACAAGCTGAAATTGTCAATATCCTTGATGAGTATTCCGCAAGTGGCACCACCTTACAACAGGAACTTGAAAAAGAGCTTACAGCTCGTAAAAAGCAGTATGAATACTATCGTGACCTCCTGTTAGACTTCGGTGTCCACGGGGGGGCAAGTGAGTGCGAATGGAGAACGCTTGGAGATGTTGCGGAAGTTACAGATTATGTTGCTAATGGTAGCTTTGCAAGTTTAAGAGAAAATGTTACATACAAGCGAAATCCTGACTTCGCTGCACTTATCAGAACAGTTGATTTTTCAAACGGATTTGATAGAGATCAAATGATTTACATTGATGAAAACGCATATAAATTTCTTGAAAAATCAAGGCTTTTCGGTGGCGAAATCATAATAAATAATATCGGCGCAGGAGTAGGTAATTCTTTCCTTTGTCCTATGTTAGACATTAAAATGAGTCTTGCTCCTAATGCTGTAATGTTGAAGACAAACAATAATAAGTTCTATTTTTATTGGCTCAATTCTAAATACGGCAAGAATGCGTTATCAAAGATTATTTCAAAAAGTGCTATGCCAAAATTCAACAAAACCGGATTGAGAGGAGTAATGATTCCTGTTCCACCAATAGATGAACAAGAACGCATAGTAAGAATCCTCGACCGCTTTGACAAGCTCTGCAACGACATTTCTGAGGGCTTGCCTGCGGAGATAGAGGCAAGGCGGAAACAGTATGAATACTACCGTGATAAACTTTTAACATTCAAAGAGAAAAAAGAGGCTTGA
- a CDS encoding MaoC family dehydratase has product MYFEELKTGMSVETAPAVIDKEKMMQFGLEYDNVPIHTDEEYAKTTHFGQPIAPGFMSFLAVWAKYLEVDFFGEQVLAGKSTKVEWMKPVFAGDSLTSKVTITNLVKRNEKNGIAELTHEVFNQNGEHVLTAVTEAIIKCRLKQQ; this is encoded by the coding sequence ATGTATTTCGAAGAACTTAAAACAGGAATGTCGGTGGAGACTGCACCGGCGGTAATTGATAAGGAAAAAATGATGCAGTTTGGTCTGGAGTATGATAACGTCCCGATTCATACTGATGAGGAATATGCGAAGACTACACATTTCGGACAGCCTATAGCACCCGGTTTTATGTCATTTCTGGCCGTATGGGCTAAGTATCTGGAGGTGGATTTCTTCGGTGAGCAGGTACTGGCAGGTAAGTCAACCAAAGTTGAATGGATGAAGCCTGTTTTTGCCGGAGATTCACTTACAAGCAAGGTTACGATCACAAATCTTGTTAAGAGAAACGAGAAAAACGGAATTGCCGAACTTACTCATGAAGTGTTTAACCAGAACGGTGAGCACGTTCTTACTGCGGTAACGGAAGCAATAATCAAATGCAGACTTAAGCAGCAATGA
- a CDS encoding YhfC family glutamic-type intramembrane protease, protein MEEIKISVPTLIGFGIGAFFGWFMPLIMWIVWRKKKHAAYFPFISGIVAYILISLVRMVVRIIFLRGVLRNHFTDGLISGVCEEVGRFLVFRYALYEYKDPKNAVSYGIGHGGWEMFIVYGLNGLSSPALITGLAYTILGMEKYLSYGDLTYEQANETLSSLAEMNIGTSIMSVIDAFSGMTFHIALSVLVFIAVHSENWKKYLLSAVAIHTISDFLAGQLFGSQTSIERMIAGLCETVGVIYFVYMVYQKYSEENVYADHVQQ, encoded by the coding sequence ATGGAAGAAATAAAAATATCAGTACCTACGCTGATTGGGTTCGGCATTGGTGCATTTTTCGGCTGGTTTATGCCGCTCATAATGTGGATAGTATGGCGAAAGAAAAAACATGCCGCGTATTTTCCGTTTATCTCAGGAATCGTGGCATACATACTTATTTCACTTGTAAGAATGGTAGTGCGGATAATATTCCTTAGGGGCGTTTTAAGGAATCATTTTACCGACGGTCTTATTTCCGGTGTATGTGAAGAAGTCGGACGATTTCTTGTTTTCAGATATGCACTATACGAATATAAAGATCCGAAAAATGCAGTATCATACGGCATCGGTCACGGTGGGTGGGAAATGTTCATAGTTTACGGTTTAAACGGACTATCATCCCCTGCGCTGATAACCGGACTTGCGTATACAATACTCGGTATGGAAAAATATCTGAGCTACGGTGACCTGACATATGAACAAGCTAACGAAACTCTTTCATCTCTTGCTGAAATGAATATCGGTACAAGTATTATGTCTGTCATCGACGCCTTTTCAGGAATGACTTTCCATATCGCACTTTCTGTTCTTGTATTTATTGCTGTACACTCGGAAAACTGGAAAAAGTATCTTTTATCTGCTGTCGCAATACATACAATATCAGATTTCCTTGCCGGTCAGCTGTTCGGAAGTCAAACATCCATCGAACGTATGATTGCCGGTCTTTGCGAGACCGTAGGTGTTATATATTTCGTTTATATGGTTTATCAGAAATACAGTGAGGAAAATGTGTATGCTGACCATGTGCAGCAATAA
- a CDS encoding GxxExxY protein, giving the protein MEKLLERYAVVFDDIYEGRAEAFDEEEGRRRFLLFVRPVINGTGNYYVEARTRNNERMDIVIDYHGERFVVELKIWRGVAYHEKGEKQLAAYLEHYHLDKGYLLTYSFNKKKKLWFDFQNS; this is encoded by the coding sequence ATGGAAAAGCTTCTTGAAAGATACGCTGTCGTTTTCGATGATATTTACGAAGGCAGAGCGGAGGCGTTTGATGAAGAAGAAGGCAGAAGAAGATTTTTGCTTTTTGTGAGACCAGTCATAAATGGTACAGGAAACTATTATGTTGAAGCGCGTACCCGTAATAATGAACGCATGGATATTGTAATTGATTATCACGGTGAGCGTTTTGTAGTTGAACTTAAGATATGGCGCGGAGTAGCATATCACGAAAAAGGCGAGAAGCAGCTTGCAGCTTATCTTGAGCATTATCATCTTGATAAGGGTTATCTTCTTACTTACAGTTTCAATAAGAAGAAAAAACTCTGGTTTGATTTTCAAAACAGTTGA
- a CDS encoding HAD family hydrolase, which produces MNKPKMILFDYGGTLMSEPYFDPASGNAAIYPYICQNPHNISLEEFGAYLLKLFDEIKALRGDLIEIHEHIFMKNVLEHFDMKLSVPFEEAEYITWNGISAPRQTPGAAEMLAFLRDNNIRTGVISNLCWSGAVLTRRLTEGFPEHNFEFILASSEYIFRKPDPHMFEMALRKSGLEKDEIWYVGNDMAADVVGAGSFGFHPVLYDDRSVPHNLFERNEKIKPDFPYLYVRNWDEFKDLLEV; this is translated from the coding sequence ATGAATAAACCAAAAATGATCCTATTTGATTACGGCGGAACGCTGATGTCCGAGCCGTATTTTGATCCTGCAAGCGGAAATGCGGCAATCTATCCGTACATATGTCAGAATCCTCACAATATAAGTCTTGAAGAATTCGGGGCATATCTTTTAAAACTGTTTGACGAGATCAAAGCTCTTCGCGGAGATCTCATCGAAATACATGAGCATATTTTTATGAAGAACGTACTGGAGCATTTTGATATGAAGCTTTCAGTACCGTTCGAAGAGGCTGAATACATCACCTGGAACGGAATATCCGCACCGCGTCAGACTCCCGGAGCGGCTGAAATGCTTGCATTCCTCAGAGATAATAATATTCGTACCGGTGTAATAAGCAATCTCTGCTGGTCGGGAGCGGTACTTACAAGAAGACTGACCGAAGGATTTCCGGAGCATAACTTTGAATTTATTCTCGCATCCAGCGAGTACATTTTCCGTAAACCGGACCCGCACATGTTCGAAATGGCGCTTCGTAAGAGCGGACTCGAAAAGGACGAAATATGGTACGTAGGAAACGATATGGCAGCAGATGTAGTCGGTGCCGGAAGTTTCGGCTTTCATCCGGTGCTGTACGACGACCGGAGCGTACCGCATAATCTTTTTGAAAGAAACGAAAAGATTAAACCGGATTTTCCGTATTTATACGTAAGAAACTGGGATGAATTTAAGGATCTTTTAGAGGTGTAA